GATAACTCCCCGCCGGTTCCAGCCGCACCAAAGCGGGGACGCCTTGCAGATGCTCGCGAATCGCCTGCACGCGTTCGTCGGCCACGGCCCACAACAACCGTTTGTCAGCCGTCTCGGCAGTCTCCAGCCCGCGCAAGATCGTCTCTTCCGTCTTGGCGCCAAAGCCCTTCAATTCGCGCACGCGGTGTTCGTCGCAGGCCTTTCGCAAGTCCGCCAGCGACTGAACGTGCAACTCCTTGAACAACGTCGCCGCCTTTTTCGGTCCCAAACCGGGCACGCGCAGAATCGCCAACACGCTCGCCGGCACCTGCGCCTGCAATTCCGCGAGCATCGGCAGCGCCCCGGTGCGCACCAGCGTTTCGATCTTTTCCGCCAGGTCCTTGCCAATCCCCTCGATCGACTGCAACTCTTTCACGGGATCTTCGCTGCCGTCCACGACGCGATCCAAGGATTCCGTCGAATCGCCAATCACCCGCGCGGCGTTGCGATACGCTCGCACGCGAAACGCATTCGCCCCCTGAAACTCCAGCAGGTCAGCAATCTGTTCGAAAACCGTGGCGATTTGGTTATTGGTCATGGTTGAAGTGCCAGTGATTCAATGGCCGTGTGTCGGATTCCAGCGTTTGGTGATCGTGTTACGCATCACACCAACCCGAAGCGCCAGCGAGGGGGAGAGGACGCCGCATTTCAGCGCGATCCGGCGCTGAGAACCGGCGCTTTCTCCCTCTCGCTCGCGTGCCGGGTTGGCGTCGACTGTGCCGCTTGCGCATTCTAAATCTAGTAACGGCGATTCCTACCTACTCCACCTACTTACTACTCCACCTACTTCCCCTACTTCCTCCCTTCCCAATTGTGACCGGAATCTCGATCCTTTATAACTTGGGGGAGTCGCGGCGCGCACAACAGGGGTTCTCGAATGCGGCTGGTTCTGGTTTCTAACGAGGGGTCCTGCACCAAGTTGCGCCTATCCGGCCGCGTCACTCAAGAGGCGTTGGCCGCCGGCGCCGACCCCTTTCTCGATCTGCTAGGCGCCGATGCTTACGCCCGCAAGTCGCTAGTCGACCTCCAAGACTCAGATTTCATGGATTCCTCAGGTGTCGGCTGGCTGATGAACTGCAACAAGAAGTTTCGCCTGGCGGGCGGCGTGTTGGTGCTGCATTCGATTCCGCCGCTGGTTTATCGCACCTTGCAGGTGCTGCGTATGGAGATGGTTCTCAAGCTGGCGAAGGACGAAGCCGACGCCGAATCCCTGGCCCAAGGCTGATGTGAACGATGCCTGAGTTGAAGCCGCTCGAACTGGAACTGCTCGACACCGTGGAGGGCGTGCGCACAGTGCGCGCCCGCGGCTGTCTGTCGGACAACAGCACACCAGCGGCGACGCTCGAAGCGCTCTTGGGCGCCGATTGCTTCGCTTCGCAAGTGACGCTCGATCTAAATCACGTCGATTTCATCGACTCCAGCGGCATCGGCTGGCTACTGGGCGCGCATCGCCGATTCCGCAGCGCCGGCGGCGGGCTGGTGCTGCACAGCATTCCGCCGGTCGTGCGTCAAACGCTGAAAGTATTGCGCATGGACGAAGTACTCCGTCTCGCCAAGGATGAATCCGCCG
Above is a genomic segment from Planctomycetia bacterium containing:
- a CDS encoding STAS domain-containing protein; the protein is MPELKPLELELLDTVEGVRTVRARGCLSDNSTPAATLEALLGADCFASQVTLDLNHVDFIDSSGIGWLLGAHRRFRSAGGGLVLHSIPPVVRQTLKVLRMDEVLRLAKDESAARSLVRGETVV
- a CDS encoding STAS domain-containing protein, with the protein product MRLVLVSNEGSCTKLRLSGRVTQEALAAGADPFLDLLGADAYARKSLVDLQDSDFMDSSGVGWLMNCNKKFRLAGGVLVLHSIPPLVYRTLQVLRMEMVLKLAKDEADAESLAQG